Proteins from a single region of Primulina tabacum isolate GXHZ01 chromosome 5, ASM2559414v2, whole genome shotgun sequence:
- the LOC142546027 gene encoding beta-galactosidase 15-like, translated as MISSKRHFLFLVFSLLCFISSYADIVSHDGRALTINGKRRIILSGSIHYPRSTVEMWPDLIKKSKEGGLDAIETYVFWNAHEPLRRQYDFSGNLDLVRFIKTVQNEGLYAVLRIGPYVCAEWNYGGFPVWLHNLPGVELRTSNTVYMNEMQNFTTLIVDMLKKENLFASQGGPIILAQIENEYGNVISTYGDAGKAYMNWCASMANSLDIGVPWIMCQQDDAPPSVINTCNGFYCDQFTPNNPNSPKMWTENWTGWFKNWGSKHPFRTAEDLAFSVARFFQNMGTFQNYYMYHGGTNFGRTAGGPYITTSYDYNAPLNEYGDLNQPKYGHLKKLHDALHSIEKVLTYGDYNNTDLGSYNYITEFKHNGISSCFLGNANSSSDATINYNGVDYHVPAWSVSILPDCKTEAYNTAKVNTQTSVMVKKANDAEVEPTGLNWKWRPEIIDEPVVLGKGQLSSGQLVDQKAINDVSDYLWYMTSVNLDKKDPVVGDTMTLRVNATGHIMHAYVNGEYLASQWATYGVFNYVFEKDVKFKHGKNQISILSATVGLQNYGGEFDSVRAGLPGPIEIIRKKGDVTIIKDLSSHKWSYKIGLKGLDDKLFKADPKSDSQWKSTDLPVNRMLTWYKTTFKPPIGEDAIVVDLQGLGKGLAWVNGNSLGRYWPSYMTEDTCSNDPCDYRGGYWSWKCATNCGKPSQRWYHVPRSFINEGDNELVLFEEFGGDPSLVNFQTVRVGSVCGNAYEGNDMELSCQGRAISEIKFASFGEVGGACGSFEKGSCETSKDVLSIVQKECVGKQSCSVPASEDRLGSASCDAGVSKRLVVEAVCN; from the exons ATGATTTCTTCGAAACGCCATTTCCTCTTCCTCGTTTTTTCTCTACTTTGCTTCATCTCTTCCTACGCGGACATCGTTTCGCACGATGGAAGAGCCCTCACGATCAACGGTAAACGTAGAATCATCCTTTCGGGTTCGATTCACTACCCACGAAGCACTGTCGAG ATGTGGCCTGATCTGATCAAGAAATCTAAGGAAGGTGGCTTGGATGCCATCGAAACGTATGTCTTCTGGAATGCGCATGAGCCTCTTCGTCGCCAGTACGATTTTTCGGGCAATTTGGATCTCGTGAGGTTCATTAAAACGGTCCAGAACGAAGGTCTCTACGCTGTTCTTCGTATTGGACCTTACGTTTGTGCAGAATGGAACTATGG AGGATTCCCCGTGTGGTTGCATAATCTGCCTGGGGTTGAGCTTCGAACTTCCAATACTGTTTACATG AATGAGATGCAAAATTTCACTACATTGATAGTGGACATGTTAAAGAAAGAGAACCTTTTTGCATCACAAGGAGGTCCCATCATTCTAGCACAG attgaGAATGAGTATGGAAATGTCATCTCGACATACGGCGACGCGGGAAAAGCGTACATGAACTGGTGCGCAAGCATGGCTAATTCACTGGACATTGGGGTTCCATGGATCATGTGCCAACAAGATGATGCCCCTCCCTCTGTG ATCAACACATGCAATGGCTTCTACTGTGATCAATTCACTCCCAATAATCCAAACAGCCCCAAGATGTGGACAGAAAATTGGACTGGATG gttCAAGAACTGGGGTAGCAAACATCCATTCAGAACAGCTGAAGATCTCGCATTTTCCGTGGCACGGTTTTTCCAAAATATGGGCACTTTCCAAAATTATTATATG TACCATGGTGGAACCAACTTCGGAAGAACCGCTGGTGGCCCGTATATTACCACATCATAcgattacaatgcaccccttaACGAATATG GTGATTTGAATCAACCAAAATACGGACACTTGAAGAAGCTCCACGATGCGTTGCATTCAATTGAGAAAGTTTTAACCTATGGAGATTATAACAATACCGACTTGGGATCTTATAATTAT ATTACTGAATTCAAACACAATGGTATCTCGAGTTGTTTCCTTGGCAACGCCAACTCGTCAAGTGATGCTACCATAAACTACAACGGAGTCGACTACCACGTGCCCGCATGGTCTGTTAGTATCCTCCCCGATTGTAAGACCGAAGCTTACAACACTGCTAAG GTAAATACGCAAACTTCAGTGATGGTGAAGAAGGCGAATGATGCCGAAGTAGAGCCAACTGGACTGAACTGGAAATGGAGGCCTGAGATCATTGATGAACCAGTTGTTCTTGGCAAGGGTCAACTCTCTTCTGGCCAACTCGTTGACCAAAAGGCCATTAATGATGTTAGCGACTATTTGTGGTACATGACAAg TGTGAATCTTGACAAGAAGGATCCCGTCGTTGGAGACACAATGACTCTTCGTGTGAATGCCACTGGACATATAATGCATGCTTATGTCAATGGGGAGTATCTTg CCTCCCAGTGGGCCACCTATGGAGTTTTTAACTATGTTTTCGAGAAGGATGTTAAGTTCAAGCATGGAAAGAACCAAATCTCAATTCTGAGTGCCACCGTTGGACTACAG AACTACGGAGGTGAATTTGATTCGGTACGAGCTGGACTACCGGGACCGATCGAGATCATCAGAAAGAAGGGCGATGTGACCATCATCAAAGACTTATCAAGCCACAAATGGTCTTACAAGATTGGATTGAAGGGGTTGGATGACAAATTATTCAAGGCAGATCCCAAATCTGATTCGCAATGGAAATCTACTGATCTTCCTGTCAATAGGATGCTCACTTGGTACAAG acgACTTTCAAGCCTCCGATCGGTGAAGATGCCATCGTAGTAGACTTACAAGGACTAGGGAAAGGTCTTGCTTGGGTTAATGGAAACAGCCTCGGACGATACTGGCCAAGTTATATGACAGAGGACACTTGCTCGAATGATCCTTGCGACTACCGGGGCGGGTACTGGAGCTGGAAGTGTGCCACGAACTGTGGGAAACCTTCACAAAGATG GTACCACGTTCCCCGTTCTTTCATAAACGAGGGAGACAACGAGCTCGTGCTCTTTGAAGAATTCGGAGGCGACCCTTCTCTGGTCAACTTCCAGACAGTGCGTGTGGGAAGCGTGTGCGGCAACGCCTACGAGGGCAACGACATGGAGCTGTCGTGCCAAGGAAGGGCGATCTCAGAGATCAAATTCGCGAGCTTTGGCGAAGTTGGAGGGGCTTGTGGCTCGTTCGAGAAGGGTTCTTGTGAAACTTCCAAGGATGTGCTTTCCATTGTCCAGAAG GAATGTGTGGGGAAACAATCTTGCTCGGTTCCTGCAAGCGAAGACCGACTCGGATCAGCAAGTTGTGATGCTGGAGTGAGCAAGAGGCTCGTGGTGGAGGCTGTTTGTAATTAG